In Oxalobacteraceae bacterium OTU3CINTB1, the sequence GCGCGTACACGCAACTGGCCGGCGCCACCACGCTGGAACTGAACGCGCTGGGCGGCGCCAAGGGCACCATGACGGTGGCCGGCACCGCCACCATCGTTGGCGGCACCTTGCGCGTCAAGTTCCCGGGCAGCTACAAGCCGAAGGCGGGCGAGAGCATCATCGTGCTGAGCGCGGGGAACCTGAAGGGCCGCTTCACCAGCATCGCGGTGGAAGGCTTCGCCAAGGTCGATCCGGTCTACAGCACCACGACGCTGACGTTGACGGTAGCTAACTAAAAAAAAGCCCCGGACGGCTGAGCGAGCCGTCCGGGGCTTTCTTATCGATGCGGACCTTAGCCGCGCAACGTCCGGCGACGCTGCCATCCGAGCAGCGCCAGACCGGCGCCGAACATGCCCCAGGTCGACGGTTCAGGCACGGGCGATACCGTCAGCACCATGTTGTCGAGATTCAGGATCAAGTTGGGACTGTCCGGCAAGATGGAGAAGCTGGCGATGGCTTCGGTGGTCGTCACAGACAACAGCCCCAGCGCGCCATTCGTCGATGGCAGGGTGTTCACGGCCAATACGTTGCCAGAAGCGCCATAGGCGGTCAACGTGGCCTTCCAATAGGATTTGCTTTCAATGCTGATGCCGTATACGGGAATGCTGAACGTCCCGATTGGGCTGGTCGACGACAGAAAATGATTCTTCTCATCACCATTGAAAAATGACCATTGCATGATCGATCCCTGGGTGAACGTGAGGCCGGCCGGCGCCAGTTGATCGCGTATCTGGGTGACAAAGGTGGACTCCATTGCCACATCGTCGGCCGTGCCGAACTTTCCATCGGCCCCCGGCATGGTCTCGAAGTCGATGTTGATGGTGGCGGCGGACGCGGTGGCGGCAGCCAGGATCGCCGAAGCGAAAGCCAGTTTGATGCATGAGCTGATCGATGACATATCGTTTCCAAAAATAAAGTTGCACTAATGTTACGATTGGCGTTCACCTTTGTCCAGTAAAAGCTGCTTGGATTGCCACAGTTCATCGTCTTGAATCTACAATCGCAGTTCCACTGTTATTGAATGGCGCGGATCCCCGATGAACGACAACGACCCGACATCGCACCCCCAGGGCGATTTTTTCAACGCCGACCGCTTTCACAACGACCTGCAGAATTTCTCCAAGCAGATCGCCGGCTGCGACAAACTGGTGCGCATGGCGAATATCAGCCTGAACCAGATCGACGCGCGCATTGCCGAGGCCGCCAAGATCGAGGCCAAGGCCGCCGCCATCGTCGACGCCACCGCCAGGGAGGCGGGACGGGTGGCGGCCGAATCGGCCAGCATCGCCGTGGCCGACATGATGGGCAAGATGGCGGCGGTGACCAAGGAGGCCGAACAGGTGGTCCAGGCGATCAACCGCAGCCGTGGACAGACCGGCTTGTGGATCGCGTTTTACATCGCCTGCACCTTGGTGATGTGTCTGCTCACGGCGTGGATTACGCAACGCGTCGCCAAGTCATCGGCCATCACCCCTGAAATCACCGAATCCATCGCGCTGGGCGACAAGCACGAAGCCCTGATGCGCAAGGCGACCGACAAGGAGCGCAAACTGATCAACGAGATCATCGCCCGCAAACCGAAATCCAAATAGCGTTAGATACCGGTGGGATATTTGACCGGACTGGCGCTGCTGCCTATGATGGGAGTATGGAAGCGCGCCTGATCAAGCTTGAAGAATTCGCCATCGAAACGCGGGAACGGCTCGCGAAGATCGAGTTGCGGCTGGAGCAAACGGCAACCAAGGCGGACATCGCGGACATACGGGCCGATATGCAAAAATCCAGCACTGATATTTTGCGCTGGATGATCGCAACGGCTATCGGCCTCTTCTTCGGTTTTGGTGGATTGTTTTTCATGATGAGCAATTCCACGAAAAGTTCCGCGCCCATCGTCATATACGCCCAACCGCCGGCCGTGCCTGTCGCAACCGGCAAGCCTTAGACAGCCCCAGCACCTGAGCAGTCACATCGTTCAAGATCATTCCCACGCTTGGCAGTGATCAGTCTTCATTATGGCGCCGGGCTGTCCGCCACGTGCACGGCGCGTTTGCCCAGGCTTTCCTCTTGCGGCCCCGGCGCGTCGAGCACCGGACGCAGGCGCGGCAACGAATCCGGATAGTTGGCCGCCACGAAGGCGATGATCGCCTCGCGGATTTCGCAACGCAGGTCGAAGGCGGTACCGGAATCCTGTGCGCTGATCAGTAGCCGCAACTGCATGCCGCGGTCGTCGGCGTCCGTCACGTGCAGCACGCACACCCGCTGGTCCCAACGCGACGACGCATGCGTGATGCGCTCGAACTCGGCCCGTATCGCCGGCACCGGCACGCTGAAGTCCAGCCATAAAAACACCGTGCCGAGTATCGACGATGAGGTATGCGTCCAGTTCTCGAACGGATTTTCGATAAACCATTGGAGCGGCACGATCAAGCGCCGCTCGTCCCAAATCCGCACCACGACATAGGTGCCGGTGATACGCTCCACACGCCCCCATTCGCCCTTGACGATCAGCACGTCGTCCAGCCGGATCGGTTGCGAGAAAGCGATCTGCAACCCAGCAATAAAGTTGCCCAGCACAGGCCGCGCGGCGATACCGGCCACCAGGCCCGCCACGCCCGCCGAAGCCAGCAAACTGGCGCCGACCTGCCGCGCTCCCGGCAACGTCAGCAGCACGAAACCCAGCCCAATCAGCCCGATGATGAAGTTGGCGCTGCGGGTGAGCACCGCCGTTTGCGTCAGCAGCCGGCGCGCGCGCAGGTTGTCGGCCGCGTCGACCGGATTGACGTCGGTGATCGTGCGCTTGATGGAATTGACGCAGGCGATGGCCAGCCATGTCAGGCCGATGATCAGCAGTACATTGTTGATGCGCGAGATAGGCACCAGCAACGGCATGTTTTCGGGCGCACCGGTCAGCACGATGCGCAGCGCGAACAGCGCCATGCACAGCTGGCTCGGACGCCAACCGTACTTGATGGCGTTGGTGGTGTAAGGCCGGTTTCGCGCTATGCGGCGGAGCAGCATAATGCCCGCCCGATGCAACAGTAGAGCCACGGCAACAAACACCACGGCGCTGACGCCCACCACTGCGGCGGCGCGCCACGGCCCTTCATGCATATCAGAAAAATAGTCGAGTTCCATGGGCCTGATTCTAGGGGACTCCGCAATGTTGCGGCGCGCCATTTGCCTGCATGCGTGCGCTAGCGAACAAAGGTTTTTCCCTCATGAATGAAACAATAGAGGAGCTGAGGTCGATTGCCACGCATCCCGAAAAATTGATGCAGCGGTTGTTTTTCTATCCTGCAATCACACCTGAGGACTCCTCCAATGCTTTCACGCTCTGTAAAACTATCATTACGTTTCATGCTCCCCCTGGCGATTCTGCTGGGTCTGTTCGCCTACATCGTCGTCCCGTTGATGGACAACCTGACCCTACGCTGGTCGGTGCGCGATCTGGATAACCGCTCGCAACTGTTGGCCGCCACCTTGCAGGTGCCGCTGCGCGAGGATGTGCTGCTCAACGACAAGGCCCACATCAAGAAGCTGTTCGACGGCGCCATCGAAGACGAGCGCCTGTTCGCGCTGGGCTTCTGCGATCCTTCGGGCAAGCTGCTGTACAAAACCTCCACCTACCCGCAATCGCTGGGCTGCTGGGAAAAGCCGACCGACGGCAGCAAGCAAAAGTCGCTGGTGCAACTGCCACGCGGTCCGGTCCACGTGGCCGATACGCCGATCGAAGACAACGGCACCGGACTGGGTCGTCTGATCCTGGTGCACGACATGAGCTTCATCGAGCGCCGCAGCGCCGAGACCACCAAGTACGTGCTGATCTTCTTCGCGCTGCTGGGCGTGGCGATCGCCTTCCTGACGCTGCTGGTGTCGCACCTGAGCTGGCGCGGCTGGCTGGCCAGCCTGAACGACGTGCTGCGCGGCCAGCTGCTGCCGCGCGACGTCAAATCGACCGCGCCCGGCGCGACGCCGCCGCCGCCACCGCCCGAGATGGAACCGCTGATCGGCGAACTGCGCAGCCTGCTCGAGGAATACCACGAGGAACGCCAAAGCAGCAGCAGCAACAACAGCGCCGAATGGGCGCCGGAAAAACTCAAGGCCCTGCTGCAACAGGATCTGGCCGGCGATCAGGTGCTGGTGGTGTCCAACCGCGAGCCCTACATCCACGAGAAAAACAAGGACGGCACGGTCCGCGTGCGCCGTCCGGCCAGCGGCCTGGTGACGGCCGTCGAGGCGGTGATGCGCGCCTGCTCCGGTACCTGGATCGCCCATGGCGCCGGCAGCGCCGATCGCGAGACGGTCGACCGCAACGACCACGTGCCGGTGC encodes:
- a CDS encoding mechanosensitive ion channel family protein; protein product: MELDYFSDMHEGPWRAAAVVGVSAVVFVAVALLLHRAGIMLLRRIARNRPYTTNAIKYGWRPSQLCMALFALRIVLTGAPENMPLLVPISRINNVLLIIGLTWLAIACVNSIKRTITDVNPVDAADNLRARRLLTQTAVLTRSANFIIGLIGLGFVLLTLPGARQVGASLLASAGVAGLVAGIAARPVLGNFIAGLQIAFSQPIRLDDVLIVKGEWGRVERITGTYVVVRIWDERRLIVPLQWFIENPFENWTHTSSSILGTVFLWLDFSVPVPAIRAEFERITHASSRWDQRVCVLHVTDADDRGMQLRLLISAQDSGTAFDLRCEIREAIIAFVAANYPDSLPRLRPVLDAPGPQEESLGKRAVHVADSPAP
- a CDS encoding PEP-CTERM sorting domain-containing protein, whose translation is MSSISSCIKLAFASAILAAATASAATINIDFETMPGADGKFGTADDVAMESTFVTQIRDQLAPAGLTFTQGSIMQWSFFNGDEKNHFLSSTSPIGTFSIPVYGISIESKSYWKATLTAYGASGNVLAVNTLPSTNGALGLLSVTTTEAIASFSILPDSPNLILNLDNMVLTVSPVPEPSTWGMFGAGLALLGWQRRRTLRG